DNA sequence from the Lonchura striata isolate bLonStr1 chromosome 7, bLonStr1.mat, whole genome shotgun sequence genome:
ATCTGCCAAAAACACCTGTGCCATCCCACACCCTGCAAGGAACTCCTCAATTCAGATGTGCCCAGGACTCGGCTTTGCTGGATGCAAATGTGAGTATTTCCAGTAGTCTGGGCTCTTCTGTCTCCTTGCTACTCTTCCCTCCTTGGACAGGGGCTCGTGTCAGGCCATACCATACTCAGAGAATTCAGTGGCTCAATGCAGAAGATCTGGGAGCTGTGCTTCACATCCCCCCAAAGAGATGACCCAGTGGGAATGTCTTTAAACAAAActttagaatattttaaataataagtTAATTCTTAATAAATATGTGCTTCAAGAAAATGATAATTATATACTGCACCTTTAAATAATGCACTTAGTTCTCTGCATTGGCTTccattttggtttctttttattGTTAAAGTGCATTAATTCAAAATAATGAACCACTTCCGCATCATTATTGTTAAAATAAATCATAACATTAATACGAATCACTAAGTCACTACTATTAGTACTGCAATCTAGCAGATAACTCTATGTATTGCTCTATTTAATACTGTCCAGCAGAAGAATATAATACTTCTATTATAATCTCACAACAGCTCCAGCAGTCTTTTATGGCTGCTACCATATTAGTACAACTAAAAATGGGGAGAAGTATGAGAGACAGGGCCACAATGTCTCAGATACACATCCAGTGAGAGGAAGCTAACTGGACATACACTTACACATTGTATAGCGAGACATTAAGGTACAAAGAGGACCCCGCACTGGGATATGAGCTGTTGTGCAGTTACAcctccttctcctgccaccACAATTTAAAGGGATCCCAAACAAACAGCCTCCCCTCCCCACCTGCACGCAGAGAGCTGCTCAAACCACAGCACTGTTTGCAGCCTGTAGTTGTGGCACCTGGATGTTGTTTCAGCTACTGAAAGGACATCAGCCACATTAGCTGTAGGCAACTCTCTCAGTGTTATTATGGAAATTAATAAAACCCCCAAAGcacacacagaaacagaaagaaaaaaaaaagggaaaagggaaaaaaaggaaaaagacaagAACAACGTataaatttcttaatttttttttggcagtgAAACATCCCCAGTAACATATGGACTTGTGCTGTTTTACTCAGCCCCTTGATACCAGCTATTTTGAAGCCTTTATAACTTTTAACTTCCAAACCTAATCAGTATTAAACTCTGGTGGAAAAAAGGACATGTGATGCTTTGTGTAAAACAGTAGTGAAATGGTCTTCTGGCCCCCCCACCCTCCCTTAGAACAGATTTACAATGCTGCTTATTATTTAAAGGAATTAGATATTGATCTTGAGTGATTAACAAGGCCATTAAAGAAAACCCCCAAGCATGACTTCCTTAAACACAGTAGGGATTTAGTAAGTTATCTTTATGGTACAAGGCTACCTAACTAATAACTCCATATTCCTAGCCTCTTCCAATGGGTACCTTTTCAATTTCCCACACCACCCACACCATGTGCCACATTTCAAAATGTGAGTTACGAAAGGCAAACAGAACTGAAGAGGCAGATTCCTGGTTAGACTGTTGTGGACCAAATTGCTTTGATATTAAATCTCTGAGCCTGAGAAGCCCAGGCCCACCTTCCAGTACAAATGTACTCTTTGGATTCAAGTGGGAACAGAAACACATATTTGGCTCCTACTTCAGTTTTAAGTCTTTTCTCATAAAACCAGACATacacaaagaaaatacagtaaACCCAGAATgcacagaaaagacaaaaacaaaacacaaaagcaaTTCCCCCAAAATATACAAATTATGTGCAGACTGAGtttgatggcttttttttttcccactcatTGTAAACACCGATGTTGCAGAAGGTTACAAATTTTTCTCATTAATATCTTGGTGGGTCTTACCAGCAGTCAGTGCACCCTTGGATTTGGACAAGAGGGCAAAACAAGAATTAACACACCTGACAGCTTTGTCTTTAGTGTTTTAAGGGACTTTGTCGACTTTGACAACTTTTGAGAAACCCAACTCTGGGAAGAGAATCAACCAGTGTCACCTGGCAGGAGTCAGGCACAGAAGCAAACATGAAGCCTACACAGTAACAGATGTGTTTAAGCAAGGGGTTTGTAGGTTTGTTTTTAGAAGCACCAGTAGGCATCACTGCCATTGAACACCTGAAATCCCAACTCAAAGAACAAGACAGaatgaaaggaaacaaaaatcccTCAACCCACACCACCTGATGGCCTTTTCCGGTGAGTTAACTGTAACAACACTGAAGTCAGAGACCAAAACTCTCCACGATGAAAAGGCTCCAACTCTGGACCTACCAACTGTTGAGTAtagttataaaaaaataattaaaaaaaaaaaaagtgaacatCTCCAAAGGATTAGAGTCCCTCTGTGTTTCAGAAACTTTCATTTGCTTCTCACTGTAAGTTGTGGAAAAGCATTCAAAATTCTTGGGTACTCCATGTATTGACAAAAATGAGGAGAAAGGGAGCCAAGATTGTAAAACAGTTTGGCACAGAACTCCCCAGGTAGATGCATGTGTATTTCTCTCACAAAAGGCACACATTTGGTTTCTTATCAATAATGGGAAGGATGGGATGTCATACCCTGTTAGACATACAAGATTATTAACAACTTCACAAAAAGGCATTTGACTATGCTGCATCTTCCTTGTAGTTGTTTACATGTAAACCCCACAAACCTCTCCAGAACATGGCAGATTTGTCCTCATATAGACTCCTTTGTACAAACTGGAGCACAGGAAAACATCTTTTTGTGTAGTAATTGTTTTTTCCACATGTACACAGCAGGAACAGTATAAATTAGGGAGGTTAAAGATATTGCAACATTAGttctttttctccaaataaTTTGAGGGCACCCAGCCTTTGAATGGCTTCACGCCATTCATTATCTGGCAGTACCACCAGCCGTTTGGGTTCCTTTCGAGGACCTCCATGCAGACACCTTCCTGAAACCCCACAGTCTCCTCATCCCCTTCGTAGTCTGCAATGGAAACATAGATGTCCTTGAGATTGTTGTGGATGAACTGGGATTTCTCAATGGGCTTTGGCCTGACTGTGGACACAGGGATCCCATTCCTCTGTGTGGGGAGGTTGGAGGTGGTCTCAGAGCTCTCTGTGCCCAGCCGCTCTGGCTGCTTTCCCTTTGTGTCACCAGGCTGTGACCACGCGTTGCTGAAGGAGGAATTCCGACGGATGGTCCTAAGTTGATCTGTAGTTGTTAAAGACTCGTTTCTGCGCAAGGAGCATGACAGGTTGTTATCCTTTGGTGGTGGAGACACAAACACTGACTGCGGGCGGACAGCGAGCTGCCTCACACCATTTCTCATTTTAACTGGTCCTGATGCTTTTGAAAAGCCACCAGGAGGTTTGCTTGGGATGGGTGGTGTTGCACGTTTGCTCTGGTTGATGGTGTTCAAAGCCTGAACCCTCTTCTCTATCTTCTCTAAACTGTTCgacttgttttcatttttcctgttcCTGGCAAAAGATGGATCAGTCTCTGCTGATGTAGTTTCTCGCTGGTTATCAGGGAGAGCCAAATAATGGGAAGGAGCCCAGCCTTCCATGTCTCCATACTTCAGGTACCACCATCCACTGGCTTGCTTTTCCAGCACTTCCACTTCTACTCCTGCTGGGAAGCAAATTTCAGAATCCTGTACCTTTTGGTATGAGTCAGTGGTCACATAGAAACATCTGGAGTCATTTTCTTGCTCAGTTTTGGCAGTATGGCTGGAGCAGAAGACGCCATGGGAAGGAGCTGTGATGAGATCAGCCGAGCTTCTCCGAACAGGGTCATCCTGGTTCTCAGAAGCTGTGCGGGGCGGGCTCGCGGACTCTTCACTTCTTGAACCTTTGAGTCCACCTCTGAGCTGCCCAGTTGGCCTCAACTGACGCCTTAAAGTGCTAATATCCATCTTTTCTTGGCTCTGAGAGTCTGCCTTGTTCAGGAAGGGTTTGGGCCTAACAATTGGCTTTGCTCTGATGGAAGGACTCTGCCCAGGATCTTTCTTCACGCTGGTTCTTGGCACACTACGTAAGCCGACATCTGAAGCTGATCTTGGTTTTGTCTCCTCACTCCTGGAATAGTGACATTTTCCAAGATCAGGTTGGATGTTTTTGTCTGTCTTGAGCTTCGCGAGTGATGATTTAGGAGAGCTGGAACATGGGGAATTCCTTTGGATCAGGGACAGAGACGAGCTTTTCTGAGAATCAGAATCCCCACTAGATTCCTTGTTGGACAAAGCATCTTCCACATAACGCCTGAACCCCTCGTTCTCATAGATGGTTTCTTCTTCATGAGCAACTTCTTCTGAAGACTCTCCTACTTTGAACTTAGCTTTCTGAAGCGATGACACAGGTGAGGGCTTGAGGGGCTGAAACAGTCGTTTTTCAGGAGTGCCCTCTTCATGGTGACTTTCACTCACTTCACACTCCGTGTCAAAGCCAAAGGCAGGTACATCATACTCGGGCTCTTCATATTTCAGCTTGTGGGGAGAATCCTGGGTATCGCCTGAAGAAACTGCTCCAGGAGTTGTTCCTTCTTCAGAGTCCTTTGCTTTACTGGGAGGTGCCGGGGGAGGAACCTTTGGGCGGGTTAAAGTACTGGTTCTTCTGTTCAAATTCGGTTTCTTTCTCTTGTCAATGTAAGATGCTGGAGCCCATCCTTCCTTCTCTCCAATCTGCACATACCACCAACCACCAGAATTCTTTTCGATAACCTAAGAGGTAACAAGGAACATGTTACTTAGGCAAAAATCTCAACTCAGTGCTTCCCACTCCTCCCCTTCCAATCCACTCCCATGCAACAGATAAATATTACAATTTTCCCAGATACACTGGAAAAGGCTCACCTCTGCTTTTTGTCCTCCACGAAAGCTTATGCCATCAGAGATGCATGACTGGAATTCAGCAATGGTGTAATATTCCACTTCCACGGAGGGTGGCTCTGGTGGCTTGGGTAACTGAAAACCCTATGGCAAATAGGATGCGTTGTTCATTTAAACCAAAGAAACAGTCAGCTAAACAGCAGTGTGAAAAAGAATTGCTTTTATTCATTCACTAAGactcttccttcttcctgtgCTACTTCCTAACACTAACTGCTCAGTTCTCCAAAGCAGGAGCTGATGTATTGATCTGGACTAAAAGAGAAAAGCCTTTCAACATATGCACTGTTCATGCCACCTTCACTAACTATTAAAACTGTAATAATCTTTACCTGAACAATAAAATTTTGTACTTGTGGGTGATGAAGTGTGAACTGCCACTGCAGTCACACTAAGAGCAGCCCATTTATGCTCAGATTTTGTCCAGAAAGACCCAGCTCTGGATAACATGCCGCAATTGCAGAAAATTGCGTTGCAACAGACCCCTAACAGATTCTGCCTATCATTAAATACACTATCTTAAAATGTAATCCAAATGAATTGCCGCTCCATACCTGCTGCTGGACTTTTTAAACAATCTGAATTAGTGAAGGATATTGCTAATGGGCATCTCTTGTAGCAAGAAACAAGGATAATACCATAGATTCCCCTAGCTTTGCCCAACTAAAGTGCTAGAAGGGAAGGACTTTACTGCTTGATCAAAACCATTCCAGTTCCTCCCCAGAACACCTCTACTCAGTCCCAACACAACCTTAGTAAAGGCTCTATGATGAGTGGGATGTGGCTATTTACAGCCATTCTGGCAGCATATCAAACTCCTCTAAAAGCTAAGTGCCTTTACATTAAGGTGCCACATTTTAGAATTTGctacaattattttttaaggtgATAAATGGGAAAAGGGTCCTTTCAGGACTTTCAATATTGAAAGCTTTTCAGATGAGCACAGTGCTCATCTGCAGGGCAGCTAGGGGAAGCTGCACAGCTTCTACACTTCACTACTTAGAGT
Encoded proteins:
- the SH3PXD2A gene encoding SH3 and PX domain-containing protein 2A isoform X4 — encoded protein: MLSYSVLDANVVDVEKRRNPSKHYVYIINVTWSDLTSQIIYRRYSKFFDLQMQLLDKFPIEGGQKDPKQRIIPFLPGKILFRRSHVRDVAVKRLKPIDEYCRALVRLPPHISQCDEVFRFFEARPEDLNPPKEDYGSSKRKSVWMSSLSETPKKSVAPGADASSEPMILEQYVVVSNYEKQENSEISLQAGEVVDVIEKNESGWWFVSTAEEQGWVPATYLESQNGTRDDSDINTSKFGEEEKYVTIQPYASQGKDEIGFEKGVTVEVIQKNLEGWWYIRYLGKEGWAPASYLKKAKDDLPSRKKNLTGPVEIIGNIMEISNLLNKKSATDKEAQVENESAETHITKKEISLPILCNDSNGNAMMTPDKQASKLAQGSPAIARIAPQRAQISSPNLRTRPPPRRESSLGFQLPKPPEPPSVEVEYYTIAEFQSCISDGISFRGGQKAEVIEKNSGGWWYVQIGEKEGWAPASYIDKRKKPNLNRRTSTLTRPKVPPPAPPSKAKDSEEGTTPGAVSSGDTQDSPHKLKYEEPEYDVPAFGFDTECEVSESHHEEGTPEKRLFQPLKPSPVSSLQKAKFKVGESSEEVAHEEETIYENEGFRRYVEDALSNKESSGDSDSQKSSSLSLIQRNSPCSSSPKSSLAKLKTDKNIQPDLGKCHYSRSEETKPRSASDVGLRSVPRTSVKKDPGQSPSIRAKPIVRPKPFLNKADSQSQEKMDISTLRRQLRPTGQLRGGLKGSRSEESASPPRTASENQDDPVRRSSADLITAPSHGVFCSSHTAKTEQENDSRCFYVTTDSYQKVQDSEICFPAGVEVEVLEKQASGWWYLKYGDMEGWAPSHYLALPDNQRETTSAETDPSFARNRKNENKSNSLEKIEKRVQALNTINQSKRATPPIPSKPPGGFSKASGPVKMRNGVRQLAVRPQSVFVSPPPKDNNLSCSLRRNESLTTTDQLRTIRRNSSFSNAWSQPGDTKGKQPERLGTESSETTSNLPTQRNGIPVSTVRPKPIEKSQFIHNNLKDIYVSIADYEGDEETVGFQEGVCMEVLERNPNGWWYCQIMNGVKPFKGWVPSNYLEKKN
- the SH3PXD2A gene encoding SH3 and PX domain-containing protein 2A isoform X3, with product MLSYSVLDANVVDVEKRRNPSKHYVYIINVTWSDLTSQIIYRRYSKFFDLQMQLLDKFPIEGGQKDPKQRIIPFLPGKILFRRSHVRDVAVKRLKPIDEYCRALVRLPPHISQCDEVFRFFEARPEDLNPPKEDYGSSKRKSGADASSEPMILEQYVVVSNYEKQENSEISLQAGEVVDVIEKNESGWWFVSTAEEQGWVPATYLESQNGTRDDSDINTSKFGEVSKRRKAHLRRLDRRWTLGGIVNRQQSREEKYVTIQPYASQGKDEIGFEKGVTVEVIQKNLEGWWYIRYLGKEGWAPASYLKKAKDDLPSRKKNLTGPVEIIGNIMEISNLLNKKSATDKEAQVENESAETHITKKEISLPILCNDSNGNAMMTPDKQASKLAQGSPAIARIAPQRAQISSPNLRTRPPPRRESSLGFQLPKPPEPPSVEVEYYTIAEFQSCISDGISFRGGQKAEVIEKNSGGWWYVQIGEKEGWAPASYIDKRKKPNLNRRTSTLTRPKVPPPAPPSKAKDSEEGTTPGAVSSGDTQDSPHKLKYEEPEYDVPAFGFDTECEVSESHHEEGTPEKRLFQPLKPSPVSSLQKAKFKVGESSEEVAHEEETIYENEGFRRYVEDALSNKESSGDSDSQKSSSLSLIQRNSPCSSSPKSSLAKLKTDKNIQPDLGKCHYSRSEETKPRSASDVGLRSVPRTSVKKDPGQSPSIRAKPIVRPKPFLNKADSQSQEKMDISTLRRQLRPTGQLRGGLKGSRSEESASPPRTASENQDDPVRRSSADLITAPSHGVFCSSHTAKTEQENDSRCFYVTTDSYQKVQDSEICFPAGVEVEVLEKQASGWWYLKYGDMEGWAPSHYLALPDNQRETTSAETDPSFARNRKNENKSNSLEKIEKRVQALNTINQSKRATPPIPSKPPGGFSKASGPVKMRNGVRQLAVRPQSVFVSPPPKDNNLSCSLRRNESLTTTDQLRTIRRNSSFSNAWSQPGDTKGKQPERLGTESSETTSNLPTQRNGIPVSTVRPKPIEKSQFIHNNLKDIYVSIADYEGDEETVGFQEGVCMEVLERNPNGWWYCQIMNGVKPFKGWVPSNYLEKKN
- the SH3PXD2A gene encoding SH3 and PX domain-containing protein 2A isoform X2 — translated: MLSYSVLDANVVDVEKRRNPSKHYVYIINVTWSDLTSQIIYRRYSKFFDLQMQLLDKFPIEGGQKDPKQRIIPFLPGKILFRRSHVRDVAVKRLKPIDEYCRALVRLPPHISQCDEVFRFFEARPEDLNPPKEDYGSSKRKSVWMSSLSETPKKSVAPGADASSEPMILEQYVVVSNYEKQENSEISLQAGEVVDVIEKNESGWWFVSTAEEQGWVPATYLESQNGTRDDSDINTSKFGEVSKRRKAHLRRLDRRWTLGGIVNRQQSREEKYVTIQPYASQGKDEIGFEKGVTVEVIQKNLEGWWYIRYLGKEGWAPASYLKKAKDDLPSRKKNLTGPVEIIGNIMEISNLLNKKSATDKEAQVENESAETHITKKEISLPILCNDSNGNAMMTPDKQASKLAQGSPAIARIAPQRAQISSPNLRTRPPPRRESSLLPKPPEPPSVEVEYYTIAEFQSCISDGISFRGGQKAEVIEKNSGGWWYVQIGEKEGWAPASYIDKRKKPNLNRRTSTLTRPKVPPPAPPSKAKDSEEGTTPGAVSSGDTQDSPHKLKYEEPEYDVPAFGFDTECEVSESHHEEGTPEKRLFQPLKPSPVSSLQKAKFKVGESSEEVAHEEETIYENEGFRRYVEDALSNKESSGDSDSQKSSSLSLIQRNSPCSSSPKSSLAKLKTDKNIQPDLGKCHYSRSEETKPRSASDVGLRSVPRTSVKKDPGQSPSIRAKPIVRPKPFLNKADSQSQEKMDISTLRRQLRPTGQLRGGLKGSRSEESASPPRTASENQDDPVRRSSADLITAPSHGVFCSSHTAKTEQENDSRCFYVTTDSYQKVQDSEICFPAGVEVEVLEKQASGWWYLKYGDMEGWAPSHYLALPDNQRETTSAETDPSFARNRKNENKSNSLEKIEKRVQALNTINQSKRATPPIPSKPPGGFSKASGPVKMRNGVRQLAVRPQSVFVSPPPKDNNLSCSLRRNESLTTTDQLRTIRRNSSFSNAWSQPGDTKGKQPERLGTESSETTSNLPTQRNGIPVSTVRPKPIEKSQFIHNNLKDIYVSIADYEGDEETVGFQEGVCMEVLERNPNGWWYCQIMNGVKPFKGWVPSNYLEKKN
- the SH3PXD2A gene encoding SH3 and PX domain-containing protein 2A isoform X1; translation: MLSYSVLDANVVDVEKRRNPSKHYVYIINVTWSDLTSQIIYRRYSKFFDLQMQLLDKFPIEGGQKDPKQRIIPFLPGKILFRRSHVRDVAVKRLKPIDEYCRALVRLPPHISQCDEVFRFFEARPEDLNPPKEDYGSSKRKSVWMSSLSETPKKSVAPGADASSEPMILEQYVVVSNYEKQENSEISLQAGEVVDVIEKNESGWWFVSTAEEQGWVPATYLESQNGTRDDSDINTSKFGEVSKRRKAHLRRLDRRWTLGGIVNRQQSREEKYVTIQPYASQGKDEIGFEKGVTVEVIQKNLEGWWYIRYLGKEGWAPASYLKKAKDDLPSRKKNLTGPVEIIGNIMEISNLLNKKSATDKEAQVENESAETHITKKEISLPILCNDSNGNAMMTPDKQASKLAQGSPAIARIAPQRAQISSPNLRTRPPPRRESSLGFQLPKPPEPPSVEVEYYTIAEFQSCISDGISFRGGQKAEVIEKNSGGWWYVQIGEKEGWAPASYIDKRKKPNLNRRTSTLTRPKVPPPAPPSKAKDSEEGTTPGAVSSGDTQDSPHKLKYEEPEYDVPAFGFDTECEVSESHHEEGTPEKRLFQPLKPSPVSSLQKAKFKVGESSEEVAHEEETIYENEGFRRYVEDALSNKESSGDSDSQKSSSLSLIQRNSPCSSSPKSSLAKLKTDKNIQPDLGKCHYSRSEETKPRSASDVGLRSVPRTSVKKDPGQSPSIRAKPIVRPKPFLNKADSQSQEKMDISTLRRQLRPTGQLRGGLKGSRSEESASPPRTASENQDDPVRRSSADLITAPSHGVFCSSHTAKTEQENDSRCFYVTTDSYQKVQDSEICFPAGVEVEVLEKQASGWWYLKYGDMEGWAPSHYLALPDNQRETTSAETDPSFARNRKNENKSNSLEKIEKRVQALNTINQSKRATPPIPSKPPGGFSKASGPVKMRNGVRQLAVRPQSVFVSPPPKDNNLSCSLRRNESLTTTDQLRTIRRNSSFSNAWSQPGDTKGKQPERLGTESSETTSNLPTQRNGIPVSTVRPKPIEKSQFIHNNLKDIYVSIADYEGDEETVGFQEGVCMEVLERNPNGWWYCQIMNGVKPFKGWVPSNYLEKKN
- the SH3PXD2A gene encoding SH3 and PX domain-containing protein 2A isoform X5, whose protein sequence is MQLLDKFPIEGGQKDPKQRIIPFLPGKILFRRSHVRDVAVKRLKPIDEYCRALVRLPPHISQCDEVFRFFEARPEDLNPPKEDYGSSKRKSVWMSSLSETPKKSVAPGADASSEPMILEQYVVVSNYEKQENSEISLQAGEVVDVIEKNESGWWFVSTAEEQGWVPATYLESQNGTRDDSDINTSKFGEVSKRRKAHLRRLDRRWTLGGIVNRQQSREEKYVTIQPYASQGKDEIGFEKGVTVEVIQKNLEGWWYIRYLGKEGWAPASYLKKAKDDLPSRKKNLTGPVEIIGNIMEISNLLNKKSATDKEAQVENESAETHITKKEISLPILCNDSNGNAMMTPDKQASKLAQGSPAIARIAPQRAQISSPNLRTRPPPRRESSLGFQLPKPPEPPSVEVEYYTIAEFQSCISDGISFRGGQKAEVIEKNSGGWWYVQIGEKEGWAPASYIDKRKKPNLNRRTSTLTRPKVPPPAPPSKAKDSEEGTTPGAVSSGDTQDSPHKLKYEEPEYDVPAFGFDTECEVSESHHEEGTPEKRLFQPLKPSPVSSLQKAKFKVGESSEEVAHEEETIYENEGFRRYVEDALSNKESSGDSDSQKSSSLSLIQRNSPCSSSPKSSLAKLKTDKNIQPDLGKCHYSRSEETKPRSASDVGLRSVPRTSVKKDPGQSPSIRAKPIVRPKPFLNKADSQSQEKMDISTLRRQLRPTGQLRGGLKGSRSEESASPPRTASENQDDPVRRSSADLITAPSHGVFCSSHTAKTEQENDSRCFYVTTDSYQKVQDSEICFPAGVEVEVLEKQASGWWYLKYGDMEGWAPSHYLALPDNQRETTSAETDPSFARNRKNENKSNSLEKIEKRVQALNTINQSKRATPPIPSKPPGGFSKASGPVKMRNGVRQLAVRPQSVFVSPPPKDNNLSCSLRRNESLTTTDQLRTIRRNSSFSNAWSQPGDTKGKQPERLGTESSETTSNLPTQRNGIPVSTVRPKPIEKSQFIHNNLKDIYVSIADYEGDEETVGFQEGVCMEVLERNPNGWWYCQIMNGVKPFKGWVPSNYLEKKN
- the SH3PXD2A gene encoding SH3 and PX domain-containing protein 2A isoform X7, whose translation is MDYGSSKRKSGADASSEPMILEQYVVVSNYEKQENSEISLQAGEVVDVIEKNESGWWFVSTAEEQGWVPATYLESQNGTRDDSDINTSKFGEVSKRRKAHLRRLDRRWTLGGIVNRQQSREEKYVTIQPYASQGKDEIGFEKGVTVEVIQKNLEGWWYIRYLGKEGWAPASYLKKAKDDLPSRKKNLTGPVEIIGNIMEISNLLNKKSATDKEAQVENESAETHITKKEISLPILCNDSNGNAMMTPDKQASKLAQGSPAIARIAPQRAQISSPNLRTRPPPRRESSLGFQLPKPPEPPSVEVEYYTIAEFQSCISDGISFRGGQKAEVIEKNSGGWWYVQIGEKEGWAPASYIDKRKKPNLNRRTSTLTRPKVPPPAPPSKAKDSEEGTTPGAVSSGDTQDSPHKLKYEEPEYDVPAFGFDTECEVSESHHEEGTPEKRLFQPLKPSPVSSLQKAKFKVGESSEEVAHEEETIYENEGFRRYVEDALSNKESSGDSDSQKSSSLSLIQRNSPCSSSPKSSLAKLKTDKNIQPDLGKCHYSRSEETKPRSASDVGLRSVPRTSVKKDPGQSPSIRAKPIVRPKPFLNKADSQSQEKMDISTLRRQLRPTGQLRGGLKGSRSEESASPPRTASENQDDPVRRSSADLITAPSHGVFCSSHTAKTEQENDSRCFYVTTDSYQKVQDSEICFPAGVEVEVLEKQASGWWYLKYGDMEGWAPSHYLALPDNQRETTSAETDPSFARNRKNENKSNSLEKIEKRVQALNTINQSKRATPPIPSKPPGGFSKASGPVKMRNGVRQLAVRPQSVFVSPPPKDNNLSCSLRRNESLTTTDQLRTIRRNSSFSNAWSQPGDTKGKQPERLGTESSETTSNLPTQRNGIPVSTVRPKPIEKSQFIHNNLKDIYVSIADYEGDEETVGFQEGVCMEVLERNPNGWWYCQIMNGVKPFKGWVPSNYLEKKN
- the SH3PXD2A gene encoding SH3 and PX domain-containing protein 2A isoform X6; amino-acid sequence: MDYGSSKRKSVWMSSLSETPKKSVAPGADASSEPMILEQYVVVSNYEKQENSEISLQAGEVVDVIEKNESGWWFVSTAEEQGWVPATYLESQNGTRDDSDINTSKFGEVSKRRKAHLRRLDRRWTLGGIVNRQQSREEKYVTIQPYASQGKDEIGFEKGVTVEVIQKNLEGWWYIRYLGKEGWAPASYLKKAKDDLPSRKKNLTGPVEIIGNIMEISNLLNKKSATDKEAQVENESAETHITKKEISLPILCNDSNGNAMMTPDKQASKLAQGSPAIARIAPQRAQISSPNLRTRPPPRRESSLGFQLPKPPEPPSVEVEYYTIAEFQSCISDGISFRGGQKAEVIEKNSGGWWYVQIGEKEGWAPASYIDKRKKPNLNRRTSTLTRPKVPPPAPPSKAKDSEEGTTPGAVSSGDTQDSPHKLKYEEPEYDVPAFGFDTECEVSESHHEEGTPEKRLFQPLKPSPVSSLQKAKFKVGESSEEVAHEEETIYENEGFRRYVEDALSNKESSGDSDSQKSSSLSLIQRNSPCSSSPKSSLAKLKTDKNIQPDLGKCHYSRSEETKPRSASDVGLRSVPRTSVKKDPGQSPSIRAKPIVRPKPFLNKADSQSQEKMDISTLRRQLRPTGQLRGGLKGSRSEESASPPRTASENQDDPVRRSSADLITAPSHGVFCSSHTAKTEQENDSRCFYVTTDSYQKVQDSEICFPAGVEVEVLEKQASGWWYLKYGDMEGWAPSHYLALPDNQRETTSAETDPSFARNRKNENKSNSLEKIEKRVQALNTINQSKRATPPIPSKPPGGFSKASGPVKMRNGVRQLAVRPQSVFVSPPPKDNNLSCSLRRNESLTTTDQLRTIRRNSSFSNAWSQPGDTKGKQPERLGTESSETTSNLPTQRNGIPVSTVRPKPIEKSQFIHNNLKDIYVSIADYEGDEETVGFQEGVCMEVLERNPNGWWYCQIMNGVKPFKGWVPSNYLEKKN